One part of the Peromyscus eremicus chromosome 18, PerEre_H2_v1, whole genome shotgun sequence genome encodes these proteins:
- the Vezt gene encoding vezatin isoform X2, with amino-acid sequence MFFFATKNRKMLANRGTSKTSHQSPTESILFRLTDTIKSWTFSSQCSRKDALLHKLDTGFRLDSLHTILQQEVLLQEDVELIELLDPSILSAGHPQQEDGHLPALRSLATPNVWDVSVLLAFISLLVMLPTWWIVSSWMVWGVILFLYLIMRALKLWRTAKLQMTLKKYRVRLEDMAANSRAFTNLVRKSLRLIQETEVISRGFTLVSAACSFNKAGQHPSQHLIGLRKAVYRTVRANFQAARLATLYMLKNYPLNAESDNVTNYICVVPFKELGLGLSEEQISEEEAHNLTDGFSLPALKVLFQLWVAQSSEFFRRLALLLSTANTPSGPLLAETLLPHRILSDVTQGLPHAHAACLEELKRSYEFFRYFETQHQAAPQRLSKTQPKSRELSNVHTAVRSLQLHLKALLNEVIILEDELEKLVCTKETQELLSEAYPILEQKLKLLEPHVQASNSCWEEAISQVDKLLRRSTEKKGKPEVACENPHCTAAPLMRPTLHIEDRDPIPEEQELEAYVDDIDIESEFRKDDWYHLSPEDKERQKREQEESRRVLQELKSVLGFKASEAERQKWKQLLFSDHAVLKSLSPVDPVGSVSNSETPMNSDTGAVGRNGPEEETSEPSTSDPERGRTEFVCESPPEGGSKDPSENEAFLRGGAEERMRYQCDSEAESPQAAAATTAAAAGAAAPPTPRDSSLQLSIKQRLARLQLSPEFTFSAGLAAEVAARSLSFTSMQEQTFGDEEEEPVAEGSENEVEEK; translated from the exons GATACTGGATTCCGACTGGACTCACTACACACCATCCTTCAACAGGAAGTCCTGCTccaagaggatgtggagctaatTGAGCTACTTGATCCCAGCATCCTGTCCGCAGGGCACCCTCAACAGGAAGATGGACACCTTCCAGCACTCCGCTCCCTGGCAACCCCGAATGTTTG GGATGTCTCCGTGCTCCTTGCCTTCATCAGCTTGCTCGTTATGCTTCCCACTTGGTGGATTGTGTCTTCCTGGATGGTATGGGGAGTAATTCTGTTTCTTTACTTGATCATGCGAGCTTTGAAATTATGGAGGACAGCCAAGCTGCAAATGACTCTGAAAAAATATAGGGTCCGTTTGGAAGATATGGCAGCAAATAGCCGAGCCTTCACCAACCTTGTGAGGAAATCTCTACGTCTTATCCAAGAAACTGAAGTCATTTCCAGGGGATTTACTCT GGTCAGTGCTGCTTGCTCATTTAATAAAGCTGGACAGCATCCCAGCCAGCATCTCATCGGCCTGCGGAAAGCCGTCTACAGAACTGTCAGAGCCAACTTTCAAGCCGCAAGGCTAGCCaccctgtacatgctgaaaaA CTACCCCCTGAACGCTGAGAGTGACAATGTAACCAACTACATCTGTGTGGTACCTTTTAAGGAGCTGGGCCTTGGCCTCAGTGAAGAGCAGATATCCGAAGAGGAAGCTCACAACTTGACAGATGGCTTCAGCCTGCCAGCCTTGAAG gttTTGTTCCAACTCTGGGTGGCTCAGAGTTCAGAGTTCTTCAGGCGCTTAGCCCTGTTACTTTCTACAGCCAATACGCCTTCAGGGCCCTTACTTGCTGAGACGCTCTTGCCTCATCGCATTCTGTCTGATGTGACTCAGGGTCTACCTCATGCTCACGCTGCCTGCTTAGAAGAGCTGAAACGCAGCTATGAGTTCTTCCGGTACTTTGAAACCCAGCACCAGGCAGCACCCCAGCGCTTATCCAAAACTCAGCCCAAGTCCAGAGAACTGAGTAACGTCCACACAGCCGTGCGTAGCCTCCAGCTCCATCTGAAAGCATTACTGAACGA AGTAATAATTCTTGAAGATGAACTTGAAAAGCTGGTTTGTACTAAGGAAACACAAGAGCTGCTATCAGAGGCTTACCCAATCCTAGAACAGAAACTGAAACTGCTTGAGCCCCACGTTCAGGCCAGCAACAGTTGCTGGGAAGAAGCCATTTCCCAAGTGGATAAATTGCTGCGGAGGAGTACAGAGAAAAAAG GCAAACCTGAAGTGGCATGTGAAAACCCACACTGTACCGCAGCACCCTTGATGCGGCCCACTCTGCACATTGAGGACAGAGACCCCATCCCTGAGGAGCAG gaactagaagcctATGTGGATGACATAGACATAGAAAGTGAGTTCCGAAAGGATGATTGGTATCACTTGTCTCCagaagacaaagagagacagaaacgTGAGcaggaagaatccaggagggtgCTGCAAGAGTTAAAATCCGTGCTGGGATTTAAAGCTTCAGAGGCAGAAAGGCAGAAATGGAAGCAACTTCTGTTTAGTGACCATG CTGTGTTGAAATCCTTGTCTCCTGTAGACCCAGTGGGATCTGTAAGTAATTCAGAAACACCCATGAACTCAGATACAGGAGCAGTCGGTAGGAATGGTCCTGAAGAGGAAACTAGTGAGCCCTCCACAAGTGACCCTGAAAGGGGTAGGACTGAGTTTGTGTGTGAGAGCCCTCCAGAGGGTGGCAGTAAAGACCCTTCTGAGAATGAAGCCTTCCTCCGAGGAGGAGCCGAAGAAAGAATGCGCTACCAGTGTGACAGTGAGGCTGAGTCCCCTcaagctgctgctgccaccaccgctgccgccgccggGGCCGCTGCCCCTCCAACTCCCAGAGACTCGTCACTCCAGCTCTCCATCAAGCAGAGGCTGGCCCGACTGCAGCTGTCCCCAGAATTCACCTTCAGTGCTGGCCTGGCTGCAGAAGTGGCTGCCAGGTCTCTCTCGTTCACCTCCATGCAGGAACAGACTTTTGGCGATGAGGAGGAGGAACCAGTAGCTGAAGGAAGTGAGAATGAGGTGGAGGAGAAGTGA